From a single Vespula pensylvanica isolate Volc-1 chromosome 24, ASM1446617v1, whole genome shotgun sequence genomic region:
- the LOC122637196 gene encoding ral GTPase-activating protein subunit alpha-1 isoform X1 produces MFGKKLHVDVKKSTLKVQDVKKDSATRFKHLKIVLENVDTDEAKGFFEGNFSHVYFILYDCFVSAEANLRQRELSFHIVHKAHREELEQVLHLLEKVLTLLPELLNRRWQCHSLARILQKLLHPGNSWKLRRQAIRYFILWYQALGENAPEHIHQMFACLVPGFPPPQSLHYKCERKIDNKKDKSTRTSTSDEKEKRDFYDAQVIQSIFHDNGSNQGPISQVDGGPILPPQGGEKPLDNETVRFLEALLEFMVTQVVKIEWRDKTTRQHKTFQFLLERFKATYLRYICPEFDDNFSLYKPNLELPTVRKPTNQSQNNYVLCKVALIKWIANFTHVARKDSLFTHLPQSTTPNEENPESELRRVSVTQHSSDSNLLSPESTLSQHDNQNQEDNTISAVTLVREVLYGNRDNVNFVHELYRQAFLLDFSHAGAIRKAIAVYKDWIQMNELPPFMLEPLDGHKERDYDDSLKKESNETDKSPSENYRQPRLRNDSYLGAIHRENLFIRAGLQNVLQVFITQASHVFFLEYSGLNSTAALIEEQTDSCKRVLNVYRYVVMHSRLEPATWEQLLRVLLQITSLVLSENSSRRKHHETIGGKLAPAIFQTLIVTWIKANLNVVISTQLWDQFLEVLSSLTQWEELIREWAKTLDTLTRVLARHVYNLDLNDLPLDRLSEQKTKRRRGVGSRAASIGSVQPPCKGSIDQESNTTSKENVTDHPLRDLRKGRLLPRSASDNTIYNGKARTKFHRSRTHTVHTGVPVLPLSIEQDMARLLSSGPTSSITGKMLPNRRAKSLDSIVIVDSEPPSPRCPSPTPSSGVDSNKDSPIQIENIDGSSIDTNDITERRSVMAGGGVRGWLPDVAVVLWRRMLSALGDVNNIQDPILHGQVMDYLVQLTQTLIKIRLNQGVSGDNLVTPPAPELIPPLTVIAPWCFKAIQLPAQYEVGKLAAYRLICLLTVQPLDINLPKQHLNLFYRAVHNGIASNDSKVLHVLVKYTGPRLFSLNLPGSSLLILDYIHAANVILSSQDVEAPRTEAVSIIGSLLSLPATIAKLPVLQPNGSDILTIVCPDAKEHVVNILLRSCRREPTGIARCLALSSIAMFAYRELSCKNQHPRIPEAVTVLLLALRATHVTVAQVACDSLLLLCDKADTLLELYPNVPCKITHVLSETLGRMSLRERRGPLTISMIFCLGEWAMNLGPTVLLRIYQGKPLLMTLFTVLDNIAQNKGGKDPPKTNKCHQDEDEDFDPDVTLDNLTDEVCAKSPHRGNVHSVQLAAKMVMMHLINHLGHFPMGIGAARLSSLVVELDDVPGIEGDELSSAIFQAPNIQLLMLSNSIIMSLVELAALDAPGGGVTAGLTTAPSLVRVLLRDLAGKASWDSSILYSQPFIDDEFQTPFAKSVDWDIKSHKEELNSVITQQSCASRHTIRHREPHILPTFANGASDMDNLDDLLQYIGHTSPEVLCNPEIALNAPANPPHGLYLESETIATILNQRNAEQEHLNNWSQHISMCATPISPPTCRQPPAPFHHCRLLFSHLGLSGWEQRRKLHLLTKNEKLLRELRNLDSQRSRETHKIAVIYVSQGQEDKNSILSNVAASKEYENFVARLAWEVELESHTGFLGGLVPGKASGVTAPYFATSFTEVLFHVATRMPSDSPESLLQKTRHLGNDEVHIVWSEHWRDYRRDIIPTEFCDVLIVIYPLHNKLYRIQISRKPEIPFFGPLFDECIVEDKVLPGLVRTTALAASRAKRSTLTLYQHYYEERARSIDTVMRNHKESTTFEEFTANVYSPVQPASPFSGTSSVSGSTTSVQSTASSNLAAALIDSHQGRSGLRSTSTTSNDTRANRASDGSRVWFSSDAQENTALHGISPRPVKKMSFKSGPKQRTNTQPTPPDSPRYK; encoded by the exons ATGTTCGGTAAAAAACTTCATGTAGACGTCAAAAAGTCAACACTCAAAGTTCAGGATGTTAAAAAGGACAGTGCGACCCGATTTAAACATCTTAAAATTGTTCTAG aaaatgtgGATACGGATGAAGCGAAAGGCTTTTTTGAAGGAAATTTTAGtcatgtttattttatattatacgacTGCTTTGTGTCTGCTGAGGCCAATCTACGACAGCGTG aactttcttttcatattg taCACAAGGCACATAGAGAGGAATTAGAACAAGTATTACACCTATTAGAAAAAGTTTTAACTCTTCTTCCTGAACTCTTAAATAGACGATGGCAATGTCATAGTCTTGCAAGAATTCTACAAAAGTTATTACATCCTGGAAATAGTTGGAAACTTCGTAGGCAGGCCATAAG atattttattttatggtATCAAGCACTGGGTGAAAATGCTCCTGAACATATCCATCAAATGTTTGCCTGTTTGGTCCCAGGCTTTCCACCACCACAATCTTTGCACTATAAGTGTGAACGTAAAattgataacaaaaaagataaatcaacGAGAACAAGCACATctgatgagaaagagaaaagagacttTTATGATGCACAAGTGATACAGAGTATTTTTCATGATAATGGTTCAAATCAGGGTCCAATAAGTCAGGTAGATGGTGGACCTATTTTACCTCCGCAAGGAGGAGAAAAGCCATTAGACAATGAGACTGTTAGATTTTTAGAAGCATTATTGGAGTTCATGGTGACACAGGTAGTCAAAATAGAATGGAGAGATAAAACAACGAGGCAGCACAAgacatttcaatttttattagaacgCTTTAAAGCAACTTACCTCCGTTATATATGTCCAGAATTTGatgacaatttttctttatataagcCTAATTTAGAATTGCCTACAGTGAGAAAACCAACTAATCAAAGTCAGAATAATTACGTTCTGTGTAAAGTCGCATTAATCAAGTGGATTGCGAACTTTACTCATGTTGCAAGAAAAGATAGTCTTTTTACACATCTCCCACAAAGCACAACACCCAATGAAGAAAATCCAGAGTCAGAACTGCGTCGCGTTTCAGTTACACAACATTCGAGTGATTCGAATTTACTTTCACCTGAATCTACACTCTCTCAACATGATAATCAAAATCAAGAAGATAACACTATATCAGCTGTTACTTTAGTCAGAGAAGTTCTCTATGGAAATAGAGATAATGTTAATTTTGTTCATGAACTTTATAGACAAGCATTTCTCTTAGATTTCAGTCATGCAGGAGCAATAAGGAAAGCTATAGCTGTATATAAGGATTGGAtacaaatgaatgaattacCTCCATTTATGTTAGAACCTTTGGATGGACATAAAGAACGAGACTATGACGATAGtctgaaaaaagaatctaatgAGACAGATAAAAGTCCATCCGAAAATTATCGACAACCTAGATTGAGAAATGATTCATATTTAGGTGCTATACATAgggaaaatttgtttataagaGCAGGATTACAAAATGTACTGCAAGTATTTATTACACAAGCATCACACGTTTTTTTCCTTGAATATTCAGGTTTAAATTCAACTGCAGCTTTAATAGAAGAACAAACTGATAGTTGTAAACGAGTTTTGAATGTTTATCGATATGTTGTCATGCATTCAAGATTGGAGCCTGCAACGTGGGAGCAATTGCTTAGAGTATTGCTTCAAATTACGTCGTTAGTACTGAGTGAAAATTCATCTCGCCGCAAACACCATGAAACAATTGGTGGCAAATTAGCACCTGCTATATTTCAAACTTTGATCGTTACTTGGATAAAAGCCAATTTAAATGTGGTTATATCTACCCAACTTTGGGATCAGTTTCTAGAAGTACTATCTTCTTTGACACAATGGGAAGAATTAATTCGAGAATGGGCAAAAACATTGGATACTTTAACACGAGTACTCGCAAGGCATGTATATAACTTAGATTTAAATGATCTACCATTAGATAGATTAAgtgaacaaaaaacaaaaagacgtCGTGGAGTTGGAAGTCGTGCTGCATCGATAGGAAGTGTTCAGCCACCATGTAAAGGAAGTATTGATCAAGAGAGTAATACTAcatcaaaagaaaatgtaacag ACCATCCATTACGAGATTTAAGAAAAGGTCGATTGTTACCACGCAGTGCAAGCGATAACACTATTTATAATGGAAAAGCTCGTACGAAGTTTCATAGAAGTCGTACTCATACTGTACATACTGGGGTTCCTG TACTTCCCCTATCTATAGAGCAAGATATGGCACGATTACTATCAAGTGGTCCTACATCATCAATAACTGGAAAAATGCTACCAAACAGACGTGCTAAATCATTGGATAGCATTGTCATAGTTGATAGTGAACCACCATCTCCACGTTGTCCCTCTCCAACACCAAGCAGTGGCGTTGACAGCAATAAAGATAGTCCAATACAAATAGAGAACATTGATGGCAGCAGTATTG ataCAAATGATATAACAGAAAGAAGATCTGTTATGGCAGGTGGAGGAGTACGAGGATGGTTGCCAGATGTTGCTGTCGTATTATGGAGGCGAATGTTATCTGCTTTGGGagatgtaaataatattcaagatCCAATATTACATGGTCAAGTTATGGATTATCTCGTACAACTTACACAAACTCTTATAAAG atTCGTTTAAATCAAGGTGTCTCTGGAGACAATCTAGTAACACCTCCTGCTCCAGAACTTATTCCACCTCTAACAGTTATAGCTCCATGGTGTTTTAag GCAATACAGTTACCAGCTCAATATGAAGTAGGCAAATTAGCCGCATATCGCCTTATATGTCTTTTAACTGTCCAACCTTTGGATATAAATTTACCGAAACAGCatttgaatcttttttatcgtgcTGTTCATAATGGCATTGCTAGCAACGATAGTAAAGTACTCCATGTATTAGTCAAATATACTGGGCCTCGATTATTTAGTTTAAATCTACCTGGTTCTAGTCTTCTTATTTTGGATTATATACATGCCGCTAATGTAATACTAAGTAGTCAAGATGTCGAg gcACCCAGAACGGAAGCTGTCTCTATAATCGgttcgttattatcattacctGCAACAATAGCTAAATTGCCTGTGCTGCAACCAAATGGATCTGATATTCTAACAATAGTATGCCCCGATGCAAAG GAACATGTAGTGAATATTCTTCTGAGAAGCTGTAGACGCGAACCAACTGGCATAGCAAGATGTTTAGCCCTTTCTAGCATAGCCATGTTTGCGTACAGAGAATTATCTTGTAAAAATCAACATCCACGAATTCCAGAGGCTGTTactgttcttcttcttgcacTTAGA gcTACACATGTGACAGTTGCTCAGGTAGCATGCGATTCCCTTTTACTTTTGTGCGACAAGGCAGACACTTTATTGGAGTTGTATCCTAATGTGCCATGCAAAATTACACAT gTTCTTTCAGAGACACTTGGACGTATGAGTCTACGAGAAAGGCGTGGCCCATTAACtatatcaatgatattttgTTTAGGAGAATGGGCTATGAATTTGGGTCCAACTGTATTGTTACGTATATATCAGGGAAAACCACTTTTAATGACATTATTCACA gtTTTAGATAACATAGCACAAaataaaggaggaaaagatccaccaaaaactaataaatgtcaccaagatgaagatgaagatttTGATCCCGACGTTACTTTAGATAACTTAACGGATGAAGTATGCGCAAAGTCTCCTCATCGTGGTAACGTTCATTCGGTTCAGCTTGCAGCGAAAATG GTAATGATGCATTTGATCAATCATCTGGGTCATTTTCCAATGGGTATTGGTGCAGCTCGTCTTTCGTCGTTAGTTGTTGAATTGGATGATGTACCAGGAATTGAAGGAGATGAGCTTTCTTCTGCAATCTTTCAAGCAccaaatatacaattattaatgcTTTCCAATTCAATTATAATGTCCCTTGTTGAATTAGCTGCACTTGATGCACCCGGAGGAGGTGTTACAGCTGGTTTAACAACAGCTCCTTCTTTGGTAAGAGTTTTATTACGAGATTTAGCAGGGAAAGCATCTTGGGATAGTTCCATTTTGTACAGTCAACCCTTTATTGACGACGAATTTCAAACACCGTTTGCAAAATCAG ttGATTGGGATATAAAATCTCATAAGGAAGAATTGAATAGTGTTATAACGCAGCAGAGCTGCGCTTCGAGACATACTATAAGGCATCGCGAGCCTCATATTTTGCCAACATTTGCAAACGGTGCAAGTGATATGGACAATTTAGATGAT CTTCTTCAATATATAGGACATACGAGTCCTGAAGTTTTATGTAATCCGGAGATAGCATTAAATGCACCTGCTAATCCACCGCATGGATTGTATCTTGAAAGTGAAACTATTGCAACTATTTTAAATCAACGAAATGCAGAGCAAGAACATCTTAATAATTGGAGTCAACATATTag TATGTGTGCAACACCAATTAGTCCACCAACGTGCCGCCAACCACCAGCACCGTTTCATCACTGCCGACTTCTATTTTCTCATTTGGGCCTGTCTGGTTGGGAACAACGGAGAAAGTTACATTTGCTtactaaaaatgaaaaacttctACGTGAATTACGAAATCTTGATAGTCAACGTTCTAGAGAGACACATAAGATCGCAGTGATTTATGTTAGTCAAGGACAAGAAGATAAAAACTCCATATTAAGCAATGTCGCAGCTAGTAAGGAGTATGAAAATTTTGTAGCCAGGTTAGCTTGGGAAGTTGAACTCGAATCACATACAGGTTTTCTTGGGGGTCTTGTGCCTGGAAAAGCATCTGGTGTAACTGCACCTTATTTTGCAACATCTTTCACCGAAGTTCTCTTTCACGTAGCAACAAGAATGCCATCCGATAGTCCAGAAAGTTTATTACAAAAG ACACGACATCTTGGCAACGACGAAGTTCATATCGTTTGGTCAGAACATTGGAGAGATTATCGTAGAGATATCATACCGACCGAATTTTGTGATGTTTTAATAGTTATTTATCCATTGCACAATAAGTTATATAGAATACAAATCTCTAGAAAACCAGAAATCCCATTTTTTGGTCCATTGTTTGATGAATGTATTGTTGAAGACAAAGTTCTCCCTGGTTTGGTTAGAACCACAGCTTTAGCTGCGAGTAGAGCCAAGAGATCAACACTTACATTATATCAACATTA ttaCGAGGAACGGGCACGATCTATCGATACTGTAATGAGGAATCATAAAGAATCTACAACTTTTGAAGAGTTCACTGCAAATGTCTATTCTCCAGTACAACCAGCAAGTCCATTCAGTGGAACGTCTTCTGTATCTg GATCTACAACAAGCGTGCAATCCACAGCATCGTCAAACCTTGCGGCGGCACTTATAGATTCGCATCAGGGTCGTTCTGGTCTACGCAGTACTTCGACAACAAGCAATGATACTCGTGCAAATAGAG CTTCTGATGGAAGCAGAGTATGGTTCAGTAGTGATGCTCAGGAAAATACTGCTTTGCATGGAATTTCACCAAGACCTGTTAAAAAGATGTCTTTCAAAAGCGGGCCAAAGCAGAGAACAAATACACAGCCTACACCGCCGGACAGTCCAAGATACAAATAA